Proteins from a genomic interval of Methanohalophilus levihalophilus:
- a CDS encoding H/ACA ribonucleoprotein complex subunit GAR1, with product MKRLGTVSSIDGQGKLVIRAAEGLTSGSLKDLPRIGSVVMDQKVKRIGKVSSVIGPVSSPYVVVKVAKSVSFSELKACVNQKLYVK from the coding sequence ATGAAACGCCTTGGAACAGTCTCCAGCATTGATGGTCAGGGAAAACTTGTTATTCGGGCAGCTGAAGGGCTAACCTCTGGTTCTCTGAAAGATCTACCGCGCATAGGTTCTGTCGTGATGGATCAGAAAGTGAAGCGCATTGGTAAAGTGTCATCTGTTATCGGACCTGTTTCCAGCCCTTATGTGGTGGTCAAAGTCGCAAAAAGTGTTTCTTTTTCTGAACTTAAGGCTTGTGTGAACCAGAAATTGTATGTGAAGTGA
- a CDS encoding transcription initiation factor IIB yields the protein MVEVERVRYSDTSEREKMRAKIKARKEQDKSSEVEEKVLECPECGSHNLEQDYERAELVCGDCGLVVDADFVDEGPEWRAFDHDQRMKRSRVGAPMTYTIHDKGLSTMIDWRNRDSYGKSISSKNRAQLYRLRKWQRRIRVSNATERNLAFALSELDRMASALGLPRTVRETAAVVYRKAVDKNLIRGRSIEGVAAAALYAACRQCSVPRTLDEIGEVSRVSRKEIGRTYRFISRELSLKLMPTSPIDYVPRFCSGLNLKGEVQARGVEILRQASEKELTSGRGPTGVAAAAIYIASILCGERRTQREVADVAGVTEVTIRNRYKELAEELDIEIIL from the coding sequence ATGGTTGAAGTTGAAAGGGTAAGGTATTCTGATACGTCCGAAAGGGAAAAAATGCGTGCTAAGATTAAGGCACGTAAAGAGCAGGACAAGAGCTCTGAAGTAGAAGAAAAGGTTTTAGAGTGTCCGGAATGTGGCAGTCACAACCTTGAGCAGGACTATGAGCGCGCCGAGCTTGTCTGTGGCGACTGTGGGCTTGTAGTAGATGCTGATTTCGTGGATGAAGGGCCGGAATGGCGTGCTTTTGACCATGATCAGAGAATGAAGCGTTCCCGTGTGGGCGCTCCAATGACCTATACTATTCATGACAAAGGTCTTTCCACTATGATTGACTGGAGGAATCGTGATTCCTACGGAAAATCAATTTCTTCCAAGAACCGTGCACAACTGTATCGTTTGAGGAAATGGCAGCGTCGTATCCGTGTGAGCAACGCTACGGAAAGAAACCTTGCATTCGCATTATCTGAACTTGACAGGATGGCTTCAGCACTTGGTCTTCCAAGGACTGTGCGTGAAACCGCTGCAGTTGTTTATCGTAAGGCAGTCGACAAGAACCTGATTCGCGGACGCAGTATTGAAGGTGTGGCCGCAGCAGCTTTGTATGCAGCCTGCAGGCAGTGCAGTGTTCCAAGGACTCTTGATGAAATCGGAGAGGTTTCAAGGGTAAGCAGGAAAGAAATCGGCAGAACATACCGTTTCATTTCCAGGGAATTATCCCTCAAGCTTATGCCAACTTCACCAATTGACTACGTACCTCGTTTCTGTTCAGGATTAAACCTGAAAGGTGAGGTACAGGCAAGAGGCGTCGAAATCCTCAGGCAGGCTTCCGAAAAGGAATTAACCAGTGGCCGTGGTCCTACCGGTGTAGCTGCAGCAGCAATTTACATTGCTTCTATTCTCTGTGGAGAGCGCAGGACACAGCGCGAGGTAGCTGATGTTGCCGGTGTAACTGAAGTTACCATCAGGAACCGCTACAAGGAACTTGCCGAAGAACTGGATATTGAAATTATTTTGTAA